The genomic segment ACCGAGAACGATTATCCCAAACCTTACAATTCGTTCAATCGACCAGTCCCAATTATATTTTATTAGCCTCATTAGATGCGGCTCGTCAACAAATAGCAACCCAAGGCTATGATTTAATGAGTCAAACCCTATCTTTAGCTAAAATTGCCCGAACTGAAATTAATAATATTCCAGGTTTATCTAGTTTTGGAACACCTGACTTTCAACCTACATCAGGATGTGTTACCTTAGATTTAACTCGTTTAACCGTTAAGGTTTCAGACTTAGGAATCAGTGGTTATGAAGCCGATGAAATTCTCCGTCAACAATTCCACGTTACCGCAGAACTTCCCAGTCTTCATCACCTCACCTTTATTATCAGTTTAGGAAACACGAAAACCGATATTGAACAACTGATTAACGCACTCAAAACCCTTTCTATTCAACACCCTCCCATCACCACCCCCGGTCAAAATTTCTTCCCTACACCCCATAACTTGCCCTCCATACCCCCTTGCTCTTGTCGAGAGGCTTTTTTTGCCCCAACAGAACAGCGTCCCCTAGCAGACTGTATTGGGCGCATCAGTGCAGAAATGATCTGTCCTTACCCACCGGGTATCCCAGTATTAATGCCTGGTGAAATTGTGACCTCTGATGCACTAAAATTTTTGCAACAAGTGATAGCTTTGGGTGGGAAAATAACAGGATGTAGCGATCCGAACCTGCAACAGCTTAAAATTGTTAAAGGTTAAATCAATAATAGACATCGATTCAGTTATCCCTAAGCTGATCATTACAACTTTAAACCAAGCCCCAAAAATGTCCAAACTTTGGCCCTATGTCACCCCTGGTATTCCTGATGATTTATTTGAACGGTTACCGGGTATTCCGTTGAGTAAGCGAGAAGTTCGGTTATTATTAGTGTCTCTCATGCGACTACAACCCGACTCAATTGTCTGGGATATTGGGGCAGGTACTGGGACAATTCCGGTGGAAACGGGGTTATTATGTCCTCATGGTCGAATTATTGCCATTGAACGGGATGAAGATGTGGCGAATTTAATTCGGCTGAATTGTGAACGGTTTGAAGTTAAAAATGTTGATGTTATTGAAGGGAACGCCCCAGATTGTTTACAGGATATTTCCTATCTTCCCCATCGGGTTTGTTTGGAAGGAGGGCGACCCATTAAAGCGATTTTAAATGAAGTTTGGAAATATCTACAACCTCACGGACGAATTGTGGCGACTGCATCAAATTTAGAAACTCTTTATGCTATTTCTGAAGGGTTTGCTGAATTACAAGTCCGTAATGTGGAAGTAGTTCAATCTGCCATGAATCGCTTAGAAAAAAGGGGAAATCATCAAACCTTTGAGGCTGTTAATCCCCTGTTTATTTTAAGTGGGGAAAAAATAGATTGAATTCAAAATCTAAACCCCTATCGAGACGTATCATGGTACCTCTTTAGAATATCCTAACTCCTATACAGACGCACTATGGATCGTCTTTACTCACTTTTGACTCCTGACTCCTGACTCCTGACTCCTGACTTCTAACACTATGCCTTCTTTGTCTCGCATTATAAGTGGAATTATAGCAATTATTTTAGCTTTGGGAATGCTCATTTTTGGAGGATGGTATTTTACCCTTGGTTTTAGTGTGATTGTCTATTTAGGTCAATTAGAATATTTTCAATTAGTCCGGGCTAAAGGAATAGAACCTGCGGGGAAAACAACTTTAGTGGTAAGTCAAGCCTTATTGTTAACGGCGGCATTTTCTCCAACTTTAGTCGATGCGATGTTCGCCTTAGCCGGAACGCTCATTTGTTTTTATCTCTTATTTCAACCGAAATTATCAACAATTGCTGATATTAGTTCCTCAATTTTAGGTTTATTTTATGGAGGATATTTACCCAGCTATTGGGTACGGTTAAGAGTTGGACTTGAACCCCATACATTATTAGAAAAAGCCTTTGCGAGTCCCATTACATTTAATGAACATTGGTTAGAGAATTTATCATTTCCTAATTTATCCCAAGGATTAACTGCAACTTTATTAGCTTTTAGCTGTATTTGGGCGGCGGATATTGGAGCTTATATTTTTGGTAAGTGTTTTGGACGGACTCGCCTATCGGATATTAGTCCGAAAAAAACCGTTGAAGGAGCAATTTTTGGGGTTTTAGGAAGTATTGTTGTAGCCATATTAGGATCTTGGTTGTTACAATGGCCAGGGTTTCCCTGGGCAGGTTTAATCCTGGGATTATTAATCGGAATTGCCAGTTTATTAGGGGATTTAACCGAATCTTTAATGAAACGAGATGCAGGCGTAAAAGATTCGGGTCAACTCATTCCCGGTCATGGCGGAATTTTAGACCGGGCTGATAGTTATGTCTTTACCGCCCCTTTAGTCTATTACTTTATCACCTTATTTTTACCTTTATTATTAGCCTAAACATCTTCTGAAGACAAATTTACCAGTAACAGTAACGAGAATAAACTCACGAATAACTCAACACAAACAACATCAATTATTAATAATATGGCTTCAGAATTCAAGGTGATTATTATCGGAGGTGGGATGGGGGGTTTAACTCTAGCCCATGCTTGTCTACATCAGGGGATTTCCGTTGAACTCTATGATAAACGTGACCTCAAAGCCATGCTTTCAGGGCCAGGAGGAATTTTTATTCAACACAATGCTTTAAGAGTCTATAAACTCCTAAACTCAGGACAGCTTTCTCAGCGTTTTTACCAACAGGGAGGCAAAATCCTCAAAGGTGGATTTTTTAGTCAAACTGGAGACCCCCTTT from the Planktothrix tepida PCC 9214 genome contains:
- the cbiT gene encoding precorrin-6Y C5,15-methyltransferase subunit CbiT, giving the protein MSKLWPYVTPGIPDDLFERLPGIPLSKREVRLLLVSLMRLQPDSIVWDIGAGTGTIPVETGLLCPHGRIIAIERDEDVANLIRLNCERFEVKNVDVIEGNAPDCLQDISYLPHRVCLEGGRPIKAILNEVWKYLQPHGRIVATASNLETLYAISEGFAELQVRNVEVVQSAMNRLEKRGNHQTFEAVNPLFILSGEKID
- a CDS encoding phosphatidate cytidylyltransferase; amino-acid sequence: MPSLSRIISGIIAIILALGMLIFGGWYFTLGFSVIVYLGQLEYFQLVRAKGIEPAGKTTLVVSQALLLTAAFSPTLVDAMFALAGTLICFYLLFQPKLSTIADISSSILGLFYGGYLPSYWVRLRVGLEPHTLLEKAFASPITFNEHWLENLSFPNLSQGLTATLLAFSCIWAADIGAYIFGKCFGRTRLSDISPKKTVEGAIFGVLGSIVVAILGSWLLQWPGFPWAGLILGLLIGIASLLGDLTESLMKRDAGVKDSGQLIPGHGGILDRADSYVFTAPLVYYFITLFLPLLLA